Below is a window of Nocardioides sp. S-1144 DNA.
CCTGGCGGAAGACGCGACCGATCGAGAGGCCGCGGGCGCCGCCGGCGGAGGGCGACCACTGGTCGTAGAGCCACCACTCGTCGACGCGGAAGGGCCGGTGGAACCACACCGTGTGGTCGAGCGAGGCCATCTGCACCGTCGTCGGGTCGGCGCCGTCGTGGGCGGCCAGCGAGGCCCCCAGCAGCGAGACGTCGCTGGCGAAGGTGAACGCCGCGAGGTGCTCGAGGGGGTCGTCGCCCATCTCGCCGCGGATCCGGATCCACATCCGCGACTGCGACGGGTGGTCGGGGTCGGGGTCGAGGCCGCGCCGCGAGCTGCCGAGCCACCGGGCGTCGAGCGCCGCCCACTCCTTGCCGAGCGCGTCGGACTCCTCGTTGCCGCGCCGTCGCATCAGCTCCATCAGGTCCACGCCCTCCTCGGGGGGCTTGACCCGGGGCATCACGTCCTGGTGCTCGAGACCTTCCTCGAGCCGCTGGAAGCTGAGCGTCTGGTAGTAGATCGCGCGGCCGTGCTGGCGGGCGACGACCCGGCGGGTGACGAACGAGCGTCCGTCGCGGATCCGCTCGACGTCGTAGATGATCGGCACCGAGTAGTCACCGGGGAGCAGGAAGTAGGAGTGCAGGGAGTGCACGTGGAGGTCGGGCTCCACGGTCCGGGCCGCCGCGATGAGCGACTGCGCGGCCACCTGGCCGCCGTAGACCCGCTGGCGGGTCGTGTCGGGCTGCTTGCCGCGGAACAGGTCGACGTCGAGGTACTCGAGGTCGAGCAGCGCGACGAGGTCACGGGCCGGGTCCGGGGCGGCGTCCTGGGCGGCGTCCGGGGCGGGGTCGGTCACTGCTCGTCCTTCGGGTCGGGATCCTCCAGGTCGGCGAGGAACTGCTCGAACTGCAGGCCGATCTCGTCGCCGGTCGGCAGCGGCTCGTCGTCGGCGAGCAGGTTCGCGCCGCTCTCCTCGGCGCGGGCGAACGAGTCGTACTGCCGCTCCAGGGAGGCGACCACCTCGCCGACCTCCTCGTTGGCCGACAGGTAGCGGGCGATCTCGGCCTCGCGGTCGCTGGCGGCGACGTGCAGCGCCGACAGGTCCAGCGTCAGCCGTCCGGCTCGCTCCACCTGCTCGAGCAGGACCGCGGCGGCCTGCGGGTACTCCAGCTGCGCGAGGTAGTGCGGGATGTGGGCGACGAAGCCGAGGGCGTCGCGTCCCCACTCCCCCAGCCGCAGCTCGAGCAGACCCTGCGCGCTGCTGGGCACCCGCAGCTCGCCGGCCCACGGGTTCTCGGAGGTGACGAGGTCCGGGTTGTTGGCGTGGTGGGTCACCGCGATCGGGCGGGTGTGCGGCACCGCCATCGGCACCGAGCCCATGCTGACCACCAGGGTCACCCCCAGCCGGTCGACGACCTCGAGCACGGCCCGGGCGAAGGCCTCCCACCGGTTGTCGGGCTCCGGTCCCTGCAGCAGGAGGTACGGCGTCCCGCCGGCGTCCTGCAGCAGCCGGACGACGAGCCGCGGCGCGTCGTACTGCTCGTAGTGGTCGCGGACGAACGAGACCGCCGGGCGCCGGGCGCGGTAGTCGTGGAACTGGTCGACGTCGAAGGTCGCCACGACGGTGCCGCCGTCGGAGAGCGCCGTCAGGTGCTGCGCGGCCAGCGCGGCCGAGGTGCCGGCGTCCAGGAAG
It encodes the following:
- a CDS encoding acyl-CoA thioesterase; the encoded protein is MTDPAPDAAQDAAPDPARDLVALLDLEYLDVDLFRGKQPDTTRQRVYGGQVAAQSLIAAARTVEPDLHVHSLHSYFLLPGDYSVPIIYDVERIRDGRSFVTRRVVARQHGRAIYYQTLSFQRLEEGLEHQDVMPRVKPPEEGVDLMELMRRRGNEESDALGKEWAALDARWLGSSRRGLDPDPDHPSQSRMWIRIRGEMGDDPLEHLAAFTFASDVSLLGASLAAHDGADPTTVQMASLDHTVWFHRPFRVDEWWLYDQWSPSAGGARGLSIGRVFRQDGVLVATVAQEGLIRPKTR
- a CDS encoding proteasome assembly chaperone family protein: MSSERLVHIVDEVPGLESVSEVTMVVALDGFLDAGTSAALAAQHLTALSDGGTVVATFDVDQFHDYRARRPAVSFVRDHYEQYDAPRLVVRLLQDAGGTPYLLLQGPEPDNRWEAFARAVLEVVDRLGVTLVVSMGSVPMAVPHTRPIAVTHHANNPDLVTSENPWAGELRVPSSAQGLLELRLGEWGRDALGFVAHIPHYLAQLEYPQAAAVLLEQVERAGRLTLDLSALHVAASDREAEIARYLSANEEVGEVVASLERQYDSFARAEESGANLLADDEPLPTGDEIGLQFEQFLADLEDPDPKDEQ